A part of Nostoc sp. C052 genomic DNA contains:
- a CDS encoding heavy metal translocating P-type ATPase: MDTLSLKLRGMSCASCANNIEEAIRSVPGVSDCNVNFGVEQATIQYDPKRTNLETIQAAIDAAGYSSYSLQEQEMITGEDDVEKTAREAELRTLTRKLVVGAILSTLIVLGSISAMTGLNLPWIRTLWLDNPWVQLVLATPVLFWCGADFFKNAWKAFKRHTATMDTLVAIGTGAAYFYSLFATVFPGFFTAAGLMPDVYYEAAAVITTLILLGRLFENRAKGQTSEAIRKLIGLQARDARVIRNGQEIDVPIQEVQIGDVILVRPGEKIPVDGEVIEGASNVDEAMVTGESLPVKKQPGDEVIGATINKTGSFKFRATRVGKDTFLSQIVKMVQQAQGSKAPIQRLADQVTGWFVPVVIAIAIAAFVIWFNVMGNLTLALITTVGVLIIACPCALGLATPTSVMVGTGKGAENGILIKGAESLELAHRIQTIVLDKTGTLTQGKPTVTDFVTVNGTANSNELKLLQLAASVERNSEHPLAEAVVRYAQSQQVELTEAKQFEAIAGSGVQGIVLDRFVQIGTQRWMEELNIDTRTLQERKTSLEAAGKTAILIAVDGQIQGLMGIADALKPSSVAVVRTLQKLGLEVVMLTGDNRKTAEAIASEVGITRVFAEVRPDQKASQIQALQAEGKIVAMVGDGINDAPALAQANVGIAIGTGTDVAIAASDITLISGDLQGIVTAIQLSRATIQNIRQNLFFAFIYNVAGIPIAAGVLFPIFGWLLNPIIAGGAMAFSSVSVVTNALRLRNFHPKTI, encoded by the coding sequence AGTATGATCCCAAACGCACCAATCTGGAAACAATCCAAGCCGCTATAGATGCTGCCGGATACTCATCTTACTCACTCCAAGAACAAGAAATGATTACTGGAGAAGATGATGTGGAAAAAACCGCCCGTGAAGCAGAATTACGCACACTTACCCGCAAGCTAGTTGTAGGAGCAATCCTCAGTACTTTAATTGTACTAGGGTCAATTTCTGCCATGACAGGGCTAAATCTGCCTTGGATTCGGACATTGTGGCTAGACAATCCTTGGGTACAGTTAGTACTGGCAACTCCTGTCTTGTTCTGGTGTGGTGCAGACTTCTTCAAAAATGCCTGGAAAGCCTTTAAACGTCATACAGCAACTATGGATACCTTGGTTGCTATTGGTACTGGCGCAGCGTATTTCTATTCACTATTTGCTACTGTTTTCCCAGGTTTTTTTACGGCTGCTGGATTGATGCCTGATGTGTACTATGAAGCAGCAGCAGTCATTACCACCTTAATTTTGCTAGGAAGGCTATTTGAGAATCGCGCTAAGGGACAGACTTCTGAAGCCATCCGCAAACTCATCGGTTTACAAGCTAGAGATGCCAGAGTAATTAGAAATGGTCAAGAAATTGATGTTCCTATCCAGGAAGTTCAGATTGGTGATGTAATTTTGGTACGTCCAGGAGAAAAAATTCCTGTTGACGGAGAAGTGATAGAAGGTGCTTCCAACGTTGATGAAGCGATGGTGACTGGTGAGAGTTTGCCAGTCAAAAAGCAACCGGGAGATGAAGTAATTGGAGCCACAATTAACAAAACAGGTAGCTTTAAATTCCGGGCAACCCGCGTTGGGAAAGACACTTTTTTGTCTCAAATCGTCAAAATGGTGCAACAAGCTCAAGGCTCTAAAGCACCAATTCAACGTTTAGCAGATCAAGTAACGGGATGGTTTGTGCCAGTAGTGATAGCCATTGCGATCGCTGCTTTCGTTATTTGGTTTAATGTCATGGGCAACTTGACATTAGCCTTAATTACCACAGTCGGAGTGCTAATTATCGCTTGTCCCTGTGCCTTGGGTTTAGCTACTCCAACTTCAGTGATGGTAGGAACTGGCAAGGGAGCAGAAAATGGTATTTTAATTAAAGGTGCAGAAAGTTTAGAACTCGCTCATAGAATTCAGACTATTGTGCTGGATAAAACTGGAACTTTAACACAGGGAAAACCCACTGTTACTGACTTTGTTACTGTCAACGGCACAGCTAATAGTAATGAGTTAAAACTTTTGCAGTTGGCAGCGTCTGTAGAACGAAATTCAGAACATCCATTGGCTGAAGCGGTGGTTAGGTATGCTCAATCTCAGCAAGTGGAACTGACAGAGGCTAAACAATTTGAAGCGATCGCTGGGAGTGGTGTTCAAGGAATTGTTTTAGACCGTTTCGTACAAATCGGTACTCAGCGTTGGATGGAAGAATTAAATATCGATACCCGCACGCTTCAAGAGCGTAAAACCTCTCTGGAAGCTGCTGGTAAAACAGCGATTTTAATTGCAGTGGATGGGCAAATTCAAGGTTTGATGGGAATTGCTGATGCACTTAAACCTTCTTCAGTAGCAGTTGTGAGAACGCTACAAAAGTTAGGTTTAGAGGTAGTTATGCTAACAGGGGATAATCGCAAAACAGCAGAAGCGATCGCCAGTGAAGTCGGGATCACACGAGTATTTGCAGAAGTTCGACCCGACCAAAAAGCGTCTCAAATACAAGCATTGCAAGCAGAGGGGAAAATTGTCGCAATGGTGGGTGATGGCATTAATGATGCACCAGCACTGGCTCAAGCGAATGTGGGGATTGCAATTGGAACTGGAACGGATGTAGCGATCGCAGCCAGCGATATCACCCTGATCTCTGGAGACTTGCAAGGCATAGTCACTGCAATTCAACTGAGCCGTGCCACTATTCAGAATATCCGCCAAAATCTCTTCTTTGCCTTTATTTACAACGTTGCTGGGATTCCCATTGCTGCTGGAGTTTTATTTCCTATCTTTGGTTGGCTACTCAACCCGATTATCGCGGGTGGGGCGATGGCTTTTAGTTCCGTTTCTGTTGTTACGAATGCCTTACGCTTGCGTAACTTTCATCCCAAAACTATCTAA
- a CDS encoding cupredoxin domain-containing protein — protein MFNKSKIFGSIAGLGLLFGTASSVATAQMPTEMPTHSSEQTSQFRRIEQPLALKVGVTLGGLGLIGLELWWFLFSKNKAIKANLGQGIQELTINVDGGYEPSRVIVKSVQPVRLNFFRRDPSSCLEKVLLPDFHIAQDLALNHVTPIEFTPPKPGQYQFTCGMNMFRGVVEVQ, from the coding sequence ATGTTCAACAAAAGTAAGATTTTTGGGAGCATTGCAGGGTTAGGACTTCTGTTTGGTACAGCATCAAGCGTAGCAACAGCACAAATGCCAACCGAAATGCCAACACATTCATCAGAACAAACCAGTCAATTTCGCCGTATTGAGCAACCACTAGCATTAAAAGTCGGCGTTACTTTGGGCGGTTTAGGATTAATTGGATTGGAACTGTGGTGGTTTCTATTCAGTAAAAATAAAGCTATAAAAGCTAATCTGGGTCAAGGGATACAGGAGCTAACGATTAATGTAGACGGAGGCTATGAACCTTCTCGTGTAATTGTAAAATCTGTTCAACCTGTACGGCTAAACTTCTTTCGCCGCGACCCCAGTAGCTGTTTGGAGAAAGTATTGTTACCTGATTTTCATATTGCTCAAGATTTAGCTCTCAATCACGTCACTCCCATTGAATTTACACCTCCCAAACCAGGTCAATATCAATTTACCTGTGGAATGAATATGTTTCGTGGTGTGGTAGAAGTCCAGTAG
- a CDS encoding MFS transporter, whose translation MTNIKSLSKTPAFKFVILLGFVSLCADATYEGARSITGAYLGVLGANGTVVGLVAGLGELIGYGFRLVIGYLSDQTRKYWGITTFGYFVNTAVVPLLALAGRWEVAAALMIAERTGKAIRTPPRDVLLSHAASQVGRGFGFGLHEAMDQIGAVMGPLAVAAVLYLQGGYRGGFAILIVPAVLGLIVLLIGQRLYPNPRDFEVNTPTLKGEGLPRVFWIYLGAVALVAAGYADFPLIAYHLQKEAIASSNTIPLFYAVAMGVDAIAALIFGRLFDRKGISILIVAVLISCLFPPLAFSGNSNLALLGMILWGVGMGAQESIMKAAVAGMVPMDKRASAYGIFSAGYGLFWFLGSALMGILYDRSVGSLVVFSVVIQVAAIPIFWQVRRHNI comes from the coding sequence ATGACAAATATCAAAAGCCTTTCTAAAACCCCTGCTTTCAAGTTCGTAATCTTACTCGGCTTTGTTAGCTTATGTGCTGATGCAACCTACGAAGGGGCGCGTAGCATCACGGGAGCTTATCTTGGAGTCTTGGGCGCTAACGGTACTGTGGTGGGGCTAGTAGCTGGCTTAGGGGAGTTAATTGGTTATGGCTTTCGCTTAGTTATCGGTTATCTCAGTGACCAGACGCGAAAATACTGGGGAATCACCACATTCGGTTACTTCGTTAATACAGCAGTTGTGCCGCTTTTAGCCTTAGCTGGACGTTGGGAAGTCGCAGCAGCTTTGATGATTGCTGAACGCACAGGCAAAGCGATTCGCACCCCGCCGCGAGATGTGCTACTTTCCCATGCTGCTAGTCAAGTTGGCAGGGGTTTTGGTTTTGGCTTGCATGAAGCGATGGATCAGATCGGTGCTGTGATGGGGCCATTGGCTGTAGCGGCGGTGCTTTATTTGCAAGGAGGGTATCGGGGTGGCTTTGCGATTTTGATTGTGCCAGCAGTCTTAGGGTTAATTGTGCTTTTGATCGGACAACGGCTTTACCCAAATCCCCGTGATTTTGAAGTAAACACACCAACACTCAAAGGAGAGGGATTACCGCGAGTTTTTTGGATTTATCTGGGGGCTGTAGCCCTAGTTGCTGCTGGGTATGCAGATTTCCCTTTAATTGCCTACCACTTGCAGAAAGAAGCGATCGCTTCCTCTAATACGATTCCTTTATTTTATGCAGTAGCTATGGGAGTTGACGCTATAGCTGCACTAATATTTGGGCGTTTGTTTGACCGCAAGGGGATTTCTATTCTCATTGTTGCGGTTTTGATATCATGCTTGTTTCCTCCATTGGCTTTTTCAGGAAACAGTAACCTTGCCCTTTTGGGAATGATTTTATGGGGTGTAGGGATGGGGGCACAAGAATCAATTATGAAAGCTGCGGTTGCAGGGATGGTGCCAATGGACAAACGTGCTAGTGCTTACGGGATTTTCAGCGCAGGCTATGGCTTATTCTGGTTTTTAGGTAGCGCCTTAATGGGAATTCTTTATGATCGCTCTGTTGGCTCCTTGGTTGTCTTTTCAGTCGTTATCCAAGTTGCAGCAATTCCCATTTTTTGGCAAGTAAGAAGGCACAACATTTAA
- a CDS encoding class I SAM-dependent methyltransferase — MTETKVRKQYDRLAAIYDQRWSNYLANTLSFLKSWAQISPSDVVLDIACGTGEFERLILTERPMQQMVGVDISDKMLLMAKQKCCNYPNVSFYNAPASALPFASNSFDVVISASSFHYFDDPDAALTEMKRVLKPDGKLVILDWCRDYLLCKICDIILKVFDPAYKQCYSQAEFHYLLTSAGFNICRATKVRFGLIWELMVVTATASC, encoded by the coding sequence ATGACCGAAACCAAAGTTCGTAAGCAGTATGATCGGTTGGCAGCAATATATGACCAACGCTGGAGCAATTACCTTGCTAATACTTTGTCATTTCTCAAAAGCTGGGCACAGATATCTCCATCAGATGTTGTGCTGGATATCGCTTGTGGAACAGGAGAATTTGAGCGGCTAATTTTAACTGAACGGCCGATGCAACAGATGGTTGGGGTAGACATTTCAGATAAGATGCTACTCATGGCTAAACAAAAATGTTGTAACTACCCTAATGTCTCGTTTTACAACGCACCAGCCTCAGCATTACCTTTTGCAAGTAACAGTTTCGATGTGGTCATATCTGCTAGTTCGTTTCACTATTTTGATGATCCTGATGCTGCATTAACGGAAATGAAAAGGGTTCTGAAGCCTGATGGTAAATTAGTGATTTTGGATTGGTGCAGAGATTATTTATTGTGTAAAATATGCGACATTATTCTGAAAGTTTTTGATCCAGCGTACAAGCAGTGTTATTCCCAAGCTGAATTTCATTACCTACTTACATCCGCAGGTTTTAATATTTGTCGTGCTACTAAGGTTCGTTTTGGGTTGATATGGGAATTGATGGTAGTAACAGCAACAGCTAGTTGCTGA
- a CDS encoding heavy metal-responsive transcriptional regulator, whose protein sequence is MLTHDEKPLLIGQVTALSGVPIRTIRYYESLGLLNSSGRTEGGFRQFSLDVLTRLAFIKRAQNLGLSLEEIGDILNIYDEGKLPCGEVKQKLEDKVNEIECQIEELLTLRDELTGLLSGWDNFTGKRKDTICPIIQ, encoded by the coding sequence ATGTTAACCCACGATGAAAAACCGCTTTTAATTGGTCAGGTAACAGCTTTAAGCGGAGTTCCTATCAGGACAATTCGCTATTATGAAAGTCTAGGTTTACTCAATTCTTCTGGGAGAACAGAGGGTGGCTTCCGACAATTTTCGTTAGATGTGCTTACCCGTTTAGCATTTATTAAACGGGCGCAAAATCTTGGTCTTAGTCTTGAAGAGATCGGAGACATTCTTAATATATATGATGAGGGAAAACTGCCTTGTGGTGAAGTTAAACAAAAGCTAGAAGATAAGGTAAATGAAATTGAGTGCCAGATTGAAGAGCTATTAACTTTAAGAGATGAACTAACAGGTTTACTCTCAGGTTGGGATAATTTTACAGGTAAACGAAAGGATACGATATGTCCCATCATTCAGTAA
- a CDS encoding thioredoxin family protein produces MTKRQIEIFTADCPLCDETVQLVQELTCPDCEVSVYNLRQEQEKAQHYGVNAVPAIAINGKLVVTGKPSREQLQAAGVGQPLS; encoded by the coding sequence ATGACAAAACGTCAAATAGAAATTTTTACGGCTGACTGTCCTTTGTGCGATGAGACAGTTCAATTGGTGCAAGAACTGACTTGCCCTGATTGTGAAGTATCAGTCTATAACCTGCGACAAGAGCAGGAAAAAGCCCAGCATTATGGAGTGAATGCAGTGCCAGCGATCGCCATCAATGGAAAACTGGTTGTGACTGGTAAACCCAGTCGAGAGCAACTCCAAGCTGCTGGTGTAGGTCAGCCCCTGAGTTGA
- a CDS encoding FixH family protein, translating into MKSFKWLLIVLGSTGVISLGACSNGQQVNNSGNNPAVSSSKTTTGGQVIEPTTQTGEARMTLNTEATPLKTGKSTLMLNVTDAKTGKPLAVKNVAVEMVMSEQEMKAMGMQGVGTAKTQVKSASSPGMFEIQSSLPYGGNWQLKVNLKDIQPTASAVFNVPVK; encoded by the coding sequence ATGAAATCTTTCAAGTGGCTCTTAATCGTTCTAGGAAGCACGGGAGTAATTTCTTTAGGGGCCTGTAGTAATGGACAACAGGTAAATAATTCAGGTAATAATCCGGCTGTCTCTTCCTCAAAAACCACGACAGGCGGCCAGGTGATTGAACCTACTACCCAAACGGGAGAAGCTCGCATGACTCTAAATACGGAAGCGACACCCCTCAAAACTGGAAAAAGTACTCTAATGCTGAATGTTACAGATGCCAAGACTGGTAAGCCTTTAGCTGTCAAAAATGTAGCGGTTGAAATGGTTATGTCTGAGCAAGAAATGAAGGCAATGGGGATGCAAGGAGTAGGAACTGCAAAAACACAAGTCAAGTCAGCATCTTCACCCGGTATGTTTGAAATTCAAAGCAGTCTACCTTATGGTGGTAACTGGCAACTAAAGGTAAACCTTAAAGATATCCAGCCGACTGCCAGCGCTGTCTTTAATGTACCCGTTAAGTAG
- a CDS encoding heavy metal-responsive transcriptional regulator — MVAVVEQACCEALSPKKLLKIGELAKQTDVAVGTIRYYESLGLLTPVERSENGYRYYDGEAIKRLQFIKKAQSLQFSLSEIQQIVGVRSHGSPACPLVRGLLKKKIADLEEQIYRMKALKDELEAYQESWLSRPLDDPCSKELCSMIEEVACRDIPVHNLRGE, encoded by the coding sequence ATGGTTGCTGTAGTGGAACAAGCTTGTTGTGAAGCATTATCCCCAAAAAAACTGCTGAAAATTGGTGAGCTAGCAAAGCAAACCGATGTTGCAGTGGGAACAATTCGGTATTACGAAAGCTTAGGATTGCTAACACCAGTTGAAAGAAGTGAAAATGGCTACCGTTATTACGATGGCGAAGCAATCAAGCGACTGCAATTCATCAAAAAAGCTCAATCTTTACAGTTTTCCCTCAGTGAAATTCAACAAATAGTTGGTGTTCGCTCTCACGGTAGCCCTGCTTGCCCACTGGTTAGAGGCTTACTGAAAAAGAAAATAGCTGATCTTGAGGAGCAGATTTATCGCATGAAGGCGCTGAAGGATGAGCTAGAAGCATATCAAGAAAGCTGGTTAAGCCGACCCTTGGACGACCCATGCAGCAAAGAGCTTTGTAGCATGATTGAGGAAGTTGCTTGTCGGGATATACCTGTTCATAACCTGCGAGGAGAGTAA
- a CDS encoding efflux RND transporter periplasmic adaptor subunit gives MSGITGEDKNSRIKAENEQTPLSDLSPVEAETPDQVSNHDNANLLEIKPIKKSVLSVKTGIILAVFVALIGTISILTKQFKPSSSMAGMEDMKGMSMEDMMRVDGSSNPTPVKVESIQPGLMEASVRYTGTVRPYLEVTVYPRVGGQLTEYSAYPGSKVKAGQVLARLTATELSDEVEEATTEMQAAKADEQASRKELDEQRQEIQRMAAESTYLETRVERTEQVLLNSGAIARNDFDRQKSEATSAKAGLGAAKVKLERMQAQIVKAQAQVAQAKVKIQRLKVIESYKVITSPITGIVQERMADPGVVVQPGIGILKIGEYSKVRLQANVAQQNLTGVEIGSPIVARIIGNATKTIKGRVTSIFPKAGEDTRTVTVEAVVDNLGGQILAGQAVEMQIITAHKPNALSVDQAALTESEGKQAVWVLADKSAKRKFVTTGLTNGDRVEVTSGLQPGDLVITSGQERLIENASVAGVNDSGQPVASLSSTSSTVQGNTQIKLVSPQGKAVSGDNQLVLEVQDSKTKKPVQVEGLEVSVAMPMKNSSPMSTDVEVKPDTKSGRFKVNTYLGMSGKWEVTAKVKDKSRIGNSSFTLDNR, from the coding sequence ATGTCTGGAATTACTGGCGAGGATAAAAACTCTCGCATCAAAGCAGAAAACGAACAAACTCCTCTTTCTGACCTTTCCCCCGTTGAGGCAGAAACACCCGATCAAGTCAGTAATCATGACAATGCTAACTTGCTTGAAATTAAGCCGATCAAAAAGTCGGTTTTATCCGTCAAAACGGGTATTATACTTGCAGTTTTTGTAGCACTAATCGGTACCATCTCAATATTAACCAAGCAGTTCAAACCTTCTTCTTCTATGGCTGGGATGGAAGATATGAAAGGGATGTCGATGGAAGACATGATGCGGGTAGACGGCTCTTCTAATCCCACCCCGGTCAAGGTCGAGTCCATCCAGCCTGGTTTGATGGAGGCAAGTGTGCGTTATACTGGGACAGTGCGTCCTTACCTGGAAGTGACTGTATATCCACGAGTGGGTGGGCAGTTGACTGAATACTCTGCCTACCCAGGAAGTAAGGTAAAAGCAGGACAAGTGCTGGCCCGACTAACTGCGACGGAACTTTCTGATGAGGTAGAGGAAGCAACAACGGAAATGCAGGCTGCCAAAGCTGACGAACAAGCTAGCAGAAAAGAACTAGATGAGCAACGTCAAGAAATACAGCGAATGGCAGCCGAGTCTACTTATTTGGAGACAAGAGTAGAGCGAACCGAGCAGGTTTTATTAAATTCCGGGGCGATCGCCCGCAATGATTTTGATAGACAAAAAAGTGAGGCAACATCAGCCAAGGCGGGTTTAGGTGCTGCAAAAGTTAAATTAGAACGGATGCAAGCCCAGATAGTTAAAGCCCAAGCTCAGGTAGCACAGGCTAAAGTAAAAATTCAGCGTCTCAAAGTCATTGAGAGTTACAAAGTTATTACATCCCCAATTACAGGCATTGTGCAGGAACGGATGGCAGATCCTGGTGTAGTGGTACAACCTGGTATCGGGATTCTCAAAATTGGAGAATATAGCAAAGTTCGCCTTCAAGCAAATGTTGCCCAGCAAAATTTAACAGGTGTAGAAATTGGTTCGCCAATTGTGGCGCGGATAATTGGCAACGCCACTAAAACCATCAAAGGTAGGGTGACAAGCATTTTTCCCAAAGCTGGGGAGGACACTCGTACAGTTACAGTTGAGGCAGTCGTAGACAATCTTGGTGGGCAGATTTTGGCAGGACAGGCTGTGGAGATGCAAATTATTACAGCCCATAAGCCAAACGCTCTGTCGGTTGACCAAGCAGCACTGACTGAATCTGAAGGTAAGCAAGCTGTATGGGTCTTAGCAGATAAATCAGCTAAACGTAAATTTGTCACTACAGGTTTAACAAACGGCGATCGCGTAGAGGTAACTAGCGGTTTGCAACCCGGCGATTTGGTTATTACTTCCGGACAGGAAAGACTAATTGAAAATGCATCGGTGGCAGGTGTTAATGATTCTGGTCAACCAGTTGCTTCCTTAAGTAGCACTAGTAGCACTGTACAGGGCAACACCCAAATAAAGTTAGTCAGCCCGCAAGGTAAAGCGGTATCTGGTGATAATCAACTGGTTCTAGAAGTCCAAGATTCTAAGACCAAGAAGCCTGTACAAGTTGAGGGTTTAGAAGTTAGTGTCGCCATGCCAATGAAGAATTCCTCTCCCATGTCTACTGATGTGGAAGTAAAACCTGATACTAAATCAGGTCGTTTTAAAGTCAATACCTATTTGGGTATGAGTGGAAAGTGGGAAGTAACTGCCAAAGTCAAAGACAAATCACGAATTGGCAACAGTTCTTTTACGTTAGATAATCGCTAG